A portion of the Glandiceps talaboti chromosome 13, keGlaTala1.1, whole genome shotgun sequence genome contains these proteins:
- the LOC144444433 gene encoding cytoglobin-1-like, protein MGDIPDEKTTLTPNEKEAMRASWKVIYANKSENGVAFFRRLFTEVPEARSLFKNLTGLDDLDDLVKSARLKAHAARVMASFNSLVDYLDDADILIQLLIDIGISHAKHNVPEKYFVALGAIVVWLVETKSGEAYSEYVKASWIKAWGVMEPIMIKGLNDAAKK, encoded by the exons ATGGGTGATATCCCGGATGAGAAGACAACCCTTACACCAAATGAAAAGGAGGCAATGAGAGCATCATGGAAAGTAATTTATGCTAATAAGTCGGAGAATGGAGTTGCTTTCTTTCGAAG ATTATTTACTGAGGTTCCTGAAGCAAGATCTCTCTTCAAAAATTTGACTGGTCTTGATGATTTAGACGATTTGGTGAAGAGTGCACGGTTGAAGGCACATGCTGCACGAGTGATGGCGTCCTTCAATTCATTGGTTGATTATTTAGACGATGCAGATATTTTGATTCAGCTACTTATTGATATTGGCATCTCACATGCTAAACACAATGTTCCAGAGAAGTACTTTGTT GCACTGGGAGCCATCGTGGTATGGTTAGTTGAGACCAAATCTGGCGAGGCTTATTCCGAATACGTTAAAGCTTCTTGGATCAAAGCGTGGGGAGTAATGGAACCAATCATGATAAAAGGACTGAATGACGCTGCTAAGAAATAA
- the LOC144444431 gene encoding cytoglobin-like, whose protein sequence is MGGLLSYLWSSPGGDVPDEKTTLTPNEKNAIRATWKVIYANKCENGVAFFIRIFTQLPEAKKLFKNLEGIDDLEKLAKHPRLKAHGLRVMAAVNSWIEYLDDSEVLIQLLVDIGISHAKHKIPEKYFEALGGIVIWLVETKSGSAYSDYAKNAWIKAWGVMKPIMVNSLIEASKSKE, encoded by the exons ATGGGTGGCTTACTCAGCTATTTGTGGTCATCACCTGGTGGTGATGTGCCGGATGAGAAGACGACCCTCACACCAAATGAGAAGAACGCTATACGAGCAACATGGAAAGTGATTTACGCAAATAAATGCGAAAATGGAGTTGCTTTCTTTATAAG AATATTCACTCAACTACCTGAAGCTAAGAAGCTCTTCAAAAACCTGGAAGGTATTGACGATCTGGAGAAACTCGCCAAACATCCTCGTTTAAAGGCACATGGTCTACGAGTGATGGCAGCCGTCAACTCTTGGATAGAATACCTTGATGACAGCGAAGTTCTTATTCAACTTTTGGTTGATATTGGTATATCACATGCCAAACATAAAATTCCAGAAAAATACTTTGAA GCTCTCGGAGGTATAGTGATATGGTTGGTTGAAACCAAATCTGGCAGCGCTTACTCCGACTACGCCAAGAACGCCTGGATCAAGGCATGGGGAGTCATGAAGCCAATCATGGTCAACTCTCTTATTGAAGCATCGAAAAGCAAGGAGTAA
- the LOC144444378 gene encoding medium-chain acyl-CoA ligase ACSF2, mitochondrial-like, producing MVPYNYKTGTGYIGAENLPALHRVIHLGKEEKAGMFRFEDVLESGEESDVHRVIEIRKTVQQDDEVMMLFTSGSTGMPKAAVRSHRCSVENAYTYGRHIKYMVTKDVRYVSLSPFAHSGGEMTTVMGVVCGFTIVVPDTVADTSMIADLIQQERITVAFLMFYIIFELINQSGSEGRDFNCLELLLTSGNVVPKQAFNKVRERVTPNTFNMYGSVEVGFSTFNTDHDKFDTVGYQVDHQEIKIVDDKGNTVPLNTTGELCVRSPYVFLRYESDEEKTKEDIDDSGWFHTGDLCLMEEDGCLHVMGRKKDIIIKGGRNIYPMEIERVLMRHPEVKFAQVVSVPDERLVEEVCACISLENEPKTTGEEILQFVYPILEEYLVPKYVLFFDSFPSSLSGKIVRKELAKKASERLGLNK from the coding sequence ATGGTACCATACAATTATAAAACTGGAACAGGCTACATTGGGGCAGAAAATCTCCCTGCTCTTCATAGAGTCATCCATCTTGGCAAAGAGGAGAAAGCTGGTATGTTTCGCTTTGAAGATGTGTTGGAGTCAGGGGAGGAAAGCGATGTCCATCGAGTGATTGAAATCAGGAAGACAGTCCAACAAGATGATGAAGTAATGATGCTTTTCACGTCTGGAAGTACAGGAATGCCAAAAGCAGCTGTGAGGTCACATAGGTGTTCTGTCGAAAATGCGTACACCTATGGACGACATATCAAATATATGGTCACTAAAGATGTACGTTATGTTTCCTTGAGTCCATTTGCACATTCAGGTGGTGAAATGACAACTGTCATGGGAGTAGTTTGCGGTTTTACTATTGTCGTACCAGACACAGTGGCTGATACATCAATGATAGCAGATTTAATCCAACAAGAGCGTATCACTGTTGCATTTTTGATGTTTTACATTATATTTGAACTTATCAACCAATCAGGCTCAGAGGGTCGCGATTTTAATTGCCTAGAACTTCTTTTAACTTCTGGAAATGTAGTTCCAAAGCAGGCTTTCAACAAGGTCAGAGAACGAGTAACACCTAACACCTTCAACATGTATGGGTCAGTGGAAGTTGGTTTTAGTACCTTCAACACCGACCATGACAAGTTTGATACAGTTGGTTATCAGGTGGATCACCAGGAAATCAAAATTGTTGACGACAAGGGAAACACAGTGCCTCTTAACACCACGGGTGAACTGTGTGTAAGATCTCCTTACGTCTTCCTCAGATATGAAAGTGATGAAGAGAAAACCAAAGAAGACATCGATGACAGTGGTTGGTTTCACACTGGTGACCTCTGTCTGATGGAGGAAGATGGATGTCTACATGTGATGGGTCGTAAAAAAGATATCATCATCAAAGGAGGGAGGAATATCTACCCCATGGAGATAGAGAGAGTTCTTATGAGACATCCAGAAGTAAAATTCGCACAGGTGGTATCAGTCCCAGATGAAAGGCTGGTGGAAGAAGTCTGTGCATGCATTTCTTTGGAAAATGAGCCCAAAACAACAGGTGAAGAGATCCTGCAATTCGTGTATCCCATTCTAGAGGAATATCTCGTACCAAAGTATGTGTTGTTTTTCGACTCATTTCCATCCAGCCTATCGGGGAAGATAGTCAGAAAAGAGCTTGCAAAGAAAGCCAGTGAAAGACTGGGACTCAATAAATAA